In a genomic window of Campylobacter concisus:
- a CDS encoding MFS transporter: protein MKEYLKLLKEEKNFRLLSIIQLICYFGVWFSHTGIFTLLIKLDAPVWAITLSAAMAFIPGVVIAPFSGILVDKFSPKPMLVIMMAVETISVFMLLFIDSLDFLWLLLLIIFIRNGTGGMYFQVEMSVLPKILSKENLKLANEIHSIIWAVSYTAGMGLAGVYIHFFGIKSAFLLDGILYIFSFGFLYFLNLQGLKPEFIEKPLKMLKNGLVYLKENRLIVHLIFLHAFVGITAYDALIALLADYKYANLLSTSLVIGLLNTSRSISLMFAPAILSKFINKNTLIFVYIGQGLGIIIWALSLWNFYLSLIGIIFAGFCTSSLWSYTYTMLQQNCKKEFYGRVIAYNDMVFLGFSALISFIIGLLYDIGLSVEMIASFMGSLFFIGAFYYHIVLKSYKIR, encoded by the coding sequence TTGAAAGAATATCTTAAACTTTTAAAAGAAGAGAAAAATTTTCGCCTCTTAAGCATCATTCAGCTTATATGCTATTTTGGCGTATGGTTTTCGCACACAGGTATTTTTACCCTTCTTATCAAGCTTGACGCTCCTGTTTGGGCGATTACGCTAAGTGCAGCGATGGCATTTATCCCAGGTGTTGTCATAGCTCCGTTTAGTGGAATTTTAGTTGATAAATTTAGCCCAAAACCAATGCTTGTCATCATGATGGCAGTTGAGACGATAAGCGTTTTCATGCTTCTTTTTATAGACTCACTTGATTTTTTATGGTTACTTTTACTTATCATTTTTATTAGAAATGGCACTGGCGGAATGTATTTTCAAGTAGAGATGAGCGTGCTGCCAAAAATTTTAAGCAAAGAAAATCTCAAACTCGCAAACGAGATCCACTCTATCATCTGGGCAGTCTCATACACCGCTGGTATGGGGCTAGCTGGAGTTTATATACACTTTTTTGGTATTAAAAGCGCATTTTTGCTTGATGGCATACTATACATTTTTAGCTTTGGATTTTTATATTTTTTAAATTTACAAGGTCTAAAGCCAGAATTTATAGAAAAACCACTAAAAATGCTAAAAAATGGCCTTGTGTATTTAAAAGAAAACAGGCTTATCGTGCATCTTATATTTTTGCACGCCTTTGTTGGCATTACCGCTTATGATGCATTGATCGCACTTTTGGCTGATTACAAATACGCAAATTTACTCTCAACATCGCTAGTTATAGGATTATTAAATACTTCAAGATCCATTTCGCTTATGTTTGCTCCAGCCATACTTAGTAAATTTATAAATAAAAATACGCTTATTTTCGTATATATCGGTCAAGGCCTTGGTATTATTATTTGGGCTTTATCGCTTTGGAATTTTTATCTATCGCTTATTGGCATTATCTTTGCTGGATTTTGCACATCAAGTCTTTGGAGCTACACTTATACAATGCTTCAGCAAAACTGCAAAAAAGAATTTTATGGCCGAGTGATTGCATATAACGATATGGTTTTTCTTGGCTTTAGCGCTCTCATTTCATTTATCATTGGTCTGCTTTATGATATTGGACTTAGCGTTGAGATGATTGCAAGTTTTATGGGAAGCCTCTTTTTTATAGGGGCTTTTTACTATCACATCGTATTAAAAAGCTACAAAATAAGGTGA
- a CDS encoding CheR family methyltransferase, with product MLLTNDAKDTKTMQTNTSQDMDSFNEFMNVIKTLCGVDLEPKRDITLQRITIFIRDRQIKSFKDLVSMIRYNSSLRQDILNLVTVNETYFYRELPQLKDVIYYAKELGGARILCAPCSTGDESYSLAMLAYEMGFKQHEISIVGIDINSEAIASCQNGIFSERSLHRLSDFQKERFFTKVDDKFKIKKEILPRCEFKILNVFDDAIFNLGKFDIVLSRNMMIYFDDDFRLKCVERLHKLLKPDGRLYAGHADLVPYTPAYEKRFSNGTTYYLKK from the coding sequence ATGCTATTAACTAATGATGCAAAAGATACAAAAACAATGCAAACAAATACTTCACAAGATATGGATAGTTTTAATGAATTTATGAATGTTATCAAAACTCTTTGCGGAGTTGATCTGGAACCAAAAAGAGATATTACATTGCAGCGAATTACCATTTTTATTAGAGATCGCCAGATAAAAAGTTTTAAAGATCTTGTTTCGATGATAAGATATAACTCAAGCTTGCGACAAGACATTTTAAATCTAGTAACTGTAAATGAGACTTATTTTTATAGAGAGTTGCCTCAACTTAAAGATGTGATATATTACGCAAAGGAGCTTGGAGGAGCTAGAATTTTGTGTGCTCCTTGCTCTACTGGAGATGAGTCATATTCGCTTGCAATGCTTGCTTATGAGATGGGATTTAAACAGCATGAAATTTCAATCGTAGGTATAGACATAAACTCAGAAGCCATAGCAAGCTGTCAAAATGGTATTTTTAGTGAGAGGAGCTTGCATAGATTAAGCGATTTTCAAAAAGAGAGATTTTTTACAAAAGTCGATGATAAATTTAAGATAAAAAAAGAAATTTTACCAAGGTGTGAGTTTAAAATTTTAAATGTTTTTGATGATGCTATTTTTAATCTAGGAAAATTTGATATTGTGCTTTCAAGAAATATGATGATCTATTTTGATGATGATTTTAGATTAAAATGCGTTGAGAGGCTTCATAAATTGCTTAAGCCAGATGGTAGGCTTTACGCTGGGCACGCTGATCTTGTGCCTTACACTCCAGCTTATGAAAAGCGCTTTTCAAATGGAACTACATACTATCTAAAAAAATAA